The following are encoded together in the Triticum dicoccoides isolate Atlit2015 ecotype Zavitan chromosome 6B, WEW_v2.0, whole genome shotgun sequence genome:
- the LOC119325303 gene encoding pentatricopeptide repeat-containing protein At3g04130, mitochondrial-like: MSQLSLWRRHGAKRALQLLLPCRLSLSSVTHLNRDLNSIDLTKEEEASAAQIRSSLLKARNGNVQDLVQSLGVDCPGIQLTSNTVDSLLCKFGDDWKSAFGLFQWAQLSGNYKHTAYACSRMIDLLGKMRQIDRMWDLLSDMHCRGLVTVETAAKSIRRLAGARRWKDAVMLFDKLEDMGLERNTETMNVLLDALCKEKKVEVARKVFLVLSPHIQPDAYTFNIFVHGWCSARRIEEAKWTIEEMKARGFAPSVITYTAVLEAYCKQHNFRMVYEILDWMCSEGCHPNVITYTMIMTSLSKCHMFEEALSVSHRMKSSGCKPDTLFYNSLINVLGNAGYLSEASQVFQVEMPMNGVPRSLATYNTMISIFCQKDRDEDALNVLKEMEAHSCKPDLQTYRPLLRLFLSRRGQADSIRNLLNELINKQSLCLDVDTYSLLIHGLCRVGETDWAYQLFEEMVGSEIVPRYKTWELLLDEAQRKNMEGRVERIRSYMSCFGISV, translated from the coding sequence ATGTCTCAGCTGAGTCTCTGGCGCCGCCACGGTGCTAAGAGAGCCCTGCAATTACTCCTTCCTTGTAGATTATCGTTATCATCAGTTACACACTTGAATCGAGATCTTAACAGTATTGACCTCACGAAGGAGGAAGAAGCGTCAGCAGCGCAGATCAGGAGTTCTCTTTTGAAGGCACGCAATGGAAATGTGCAGGATTTGGTTCAGTCCCTTGGGGTTGACTGTCCGGGAATTCAGCTTACAAGTAACACTGTGGACAGCTTGTTGTGTAAGTTTGGGGATGACTGGAAATCTGCTTTTGGTCTATTTCAGTGGGCACAGTTGAGTGGCAATTACAAGCACACGGCATATGCTTGTAGTCGGATGATCGACTTGCTTGGGAAGATGAGGCAGATTGACCGGATGTGGGATCTATTGTCTGACATGCACTGCAGAGGCCTTGTGACTGTCGAGACAGCTGCGAAGAGCATCAGGAGGCTGGCAGGTGCAAGGAGATGGAAGGATGCTGTCATGTTGTTCGATAAGCTGGAGGACATGGGGCTGGAGAGGAATACAGAGACTATGAACGTTCTGCTTGATGCACTTTGCAAAGAAAAGAAGGTTGAAGTAGCACGCAAGGTCTTTCTCGTGCTCAGTCCGCACATTCAGCCTGATgcatacacattcaacattttcgTCCATGGCTGGTGCAGTGCACGTAGAATCGAGGAGGCAAAGTGGACAATTGAGGAAATGAAAGCCCGGGGGTTTGCGCCTTCAGTTATCACCTACACTGCTGTCCTTGAAGCTTACTGCAAGCAACACAATTTTAGGATGGTCTATGAAATTCTTGATTGGATGTGTTCTGAAGGCTGCCATCCAAACGTCATTACTTACACTATGATCATGACCTCACTGTCAAAATGCCATATGTTCGAAGAAGCTCTGAGTGTATCTCATAGAATGAAGTCCTCTGGCTGTAAGCCCGATACGTTGTTCTACAATTCCTTGATTAACGTGCTCGGTAATGCGGGCTATCTGTCTGAAGCTTCCCAGGTATTTCAAGTGGAGATGCCAATGAATGGCGTGCCCCGTAGTTTGGCTACCTATAACACCATGATATCAATCTTTTGCCAGAAAGACCGAGATGAAGATGCTCTCAATGTGCTGAAAGAAATGGAGGCGCACTCTTGTAAGCCTGATCTTCAGACATATCGGCCACTTCTCAGACTGTTTTTGAGTAGAAGAGGCCAAGCTGATTCCATTCGGAACTTGTTGAAtgagctgatcaataaacaaagtcTATGTTTAGATGTGGATACATACAGTCTTCTGATCCATGGTCTTTGTAGGGTGGGTGAGACTGACTGGGCATATCAACTGTTTGAAGAGATGGTTGGTAGTGAGATAGTGCCTAGGTATAAAACATGGGAGTTGCTTTTGGATGAAGCACAAAGGAAAAACATGGAGGGTCGTGTCGAAAGAATTCGAAGTTACATGTCTTGTTTTGGTATTTCTGTTTAA